CTCCATATCTTGGTGCCATTCTTATTGACTCTTTTCTTCTTGCCTTGGAGGTGCCAAGTGCTGATTTACGGATACCTAGGCAGATCTGCAGTGCCTAATGCCATGAGTGTGGTGGTGCAGCATGTGGAGGAAAAAGCTGTGCACTCCTGGTCTCGCATCTCCACAGCAGGAAAGAAGGCCCTGGAAGAGGCGCTGCTTGTCTTTAACCCCATGAGCCAGGATCTCAGTGCCACAGAGGCCCAGCTTGTGGCCTTTCTACAGGGTCTGCGAGATGATGGCTTCCAACCTACCATTCTGCGCAGTGGTGATGTCTATGGGTATAGTTCATGTACAGCCAACCCTCCAAGCCAGACGAAACTACAGGCTCGTGCCCCCATCCCAGCTGCCACATCACCTCCAGTCAGTGCTCCCCGAACTGCCATTCAGCTGCCCTCAGGCAGGGCCACATTGCTTCCCATGCCACTGTCTGGCAGGCTGGCCAAAGGGTCCACACCAACCCTCACCAAACATGCTACCACCAATCTGCTGCTGAGCTCCCTGAAGCAGTCAAGTGCCAGCCGTGCCAAGGGTGCAACAGTGGGCTTCCCTGCTCACCTCTATCCAAGTGTCTACCCTGCTATGCGGCTTTCAGTTGTCCTTGAGGCTCTGGTTCCACTCAAGACTCCCATGCCTTGCTTAGGTGCTAAGCACAAGGCACAGTCACTAAGACTTTCACTTGCAGACTCTCCCCTGAAATTGCGGAAAGGTTCAGGGAAGGGTCCAGGGAACCCCCAGCCCAAAGctcccagaaaaacaaacaagggCCCCAAGTGTCTGACTcgcaaaggccctggggctggaCCCCAACGAGGCACTGGGCTCCAGAGCAAGACTTACAGAACCACTGGTTCCCTCAGTGATCTGCAAATGAAAGGGGGCTCTGCCCTGAGCACTAAATCAGACCAGGCCAAGGCAGCTCAAACAGTGTCCAAAGCTGCCTATGCCCATGCCAAGGCAGCCAAAGCTGATGCAGCACAAGTCAAGGCTAAGGCCAAGGCAGTCCAGGCTAAGGCCAAGGCAGTCAAGGACAAGGCTAAGGCAGtcaaggccaaggccaaggcaGTCAAGGCCAAGGCAGTCAAGGCCAAGGCAGTCAAGGCCAAGGCAGtcaaggccaaggccaaggcaGTCAAGGCCAAAGCAGCTCAGACCCAGCCCAAGGGCAGGGGCAGGCCAAAGGGATCTGCTCAGGCCAGAACTGCAAGGAAGGGCCAGAAAACCTACTCTGAGACTGTGGGGCAGAAGAGGAAAAGGGCTGAGGAAGCAAAGGACCTTCATCCTAAGAAGAGAACACGGCTGGGGCCCCGATCTCCTAAGTCATGGCTGGGGTCAGCAACAGCAAAGCTCCTAAAGTTCCGGGCCATAAAGGTAGACAGGCAGTCCTCAGATGATGAGGTTCGACAGCGGGCCCAACAGATACTCCGTGTGAACCTGTCTCCTATAATATGGCTCCAGCCATTGCTGCCATACTCAACAGCCTGATTCCTTCATACagcaatatttgagaaaatagccCAACTGTGTGTGTGGCCAGTGGCACAGTGTGCCATGCCTGTGGACTCTGCAACTTTGAGGATTCTGGGTACCTCTCCAGGGCCCCTGCGGCTGCCAGTCTCCTTTCAGAAACTGGAGGATTTGTGGTGGGGTGGGTAGTGGGAGGGGTGTTCTTATGGCGCAATGCACTGTGACTTGTTCTTCAAGTTGTATGTCCACTGTTCCATCTATCATGTTTTATACCTTTCCACCTTCCAGTCTCCCTGCCCACCCTCCATGgtcttttattgtgtgtgtggcTGCTGGCAAGCCAGCTTAAGCATATAGGAAAAGTTGTCCCAGTCAGTTTGAGTGATGGGGTAGGAAGGCAGAAAGGGGAAGCATAGGCCCCTCTGGAAAGACGAGTGGGAATTTGGATACTGGCTTCTGTGGGTATGTGAGAGACATCTCACGAGGGTAGGGGCAAAGCCACTGTGAGGTAGAATACTTCACCTTGAGGCTGCCCTATTTTTTATCCAGTCAGACCCCGTATAGTAGGACTGGGCAGCTCAGTGGGGAACCTTGCAGCTAGCAGTATTTTAGGCCAGGGAAGGGAGACTTTGTGGTACTGCTACTGGGGACAAAAGATACCCTGGCTTTGTCTGGAATGGGGCCAAGCTTAAAGGGGTTGAAGTGCCTCTGCTGAGAATGTACTAGCTTGTTTCTCCAGTTGGTGGTAAAGGACTGGGCATTCAATTAGGACTATAGAGCCTGCCTTCACTGaccaaagaatttttttagttgtgtagGGTATCTGAGTTTCCATCTCTGCTTCATCAGCAGTGCTTTTCAAGTGCTTTATTTACTCCCAGGTAGTTTCACCATGCCCCCCTATCACAGACCTGTATATTTCAGGTGTTATTGGCACATTCTGCTTTGGAGGGAGGACTGGGCCTTGAATGCACCCAGCTGCCCTATCCATCTGTGGTTCATCACTGGTTGCCCAGGCTATATAGCAGTGGCTGAGCACATAGGGAGGGAGACACATTGCCCAAAGGCTCCTGGGGACAGCATTTCAGGGATGGAGGGGAGAGCTTTGTTTGGATGAGAATCAGATCCTCTCTGTCTCTGGGTTTGTCTGAGCCCTACTATTGCTAGTAGCCCTGAGTGGTGGGCCTGTGGAGAAGCTCTAGATGTTCCCCGCCCCCTTTCTTCTGCCCCTGGGTACTGCTAAGTAATTAACGATTAACGTCCTTCCCCTGAGTGTATTTAACGTCCTTCCCCTGAGTGTATTGTCCTCCCTTGGTTCCCCAAACTCTGAGGACATCTTTGCAACCATCTGTGCTGTAACCCTTCAATCCTGCATGCTACTTACCCTCTGGGTTCTGCTTTCATTGTGAGAATGGGAAAGACCTAAGGGCCACACTACCTCTTCAAGGGCTGTCTTTTGGGACCCACTCTGTATTTTCCCTCAGGCCTGATTCCAGGTCCCAGCATTTATGACTCCTGGTAGAGttgggtctccttccatttctattgCTGCCACCAGTGGGTGAGGGTTGGTTGTTTGCAAGAGGGCCAagcagagggggaggaggaatcTGGCCTCCTGGTGGGATGGGGTGAAGTAGGGGTATCTCAGATTTCTACTTAAGACTCTACCCCACAGCCgggtggggtggcacatgcctgtaatcccagcagctcaggaggctgagacaggaggatcgcaggttcaaagccagccttagcaatagtgaggcactaagcaactcactgagaccctgtctctaaataaaatacaaaatagggctggggatgtggctcagtggttgactgttccctgagttcaatccccagtaccataaaaaaaaaaaaaaaaagactacaccTCCCAGTCCCAGCTCCTAGATCAGTTGGCCAGAGGGTGCCAGGTGTACTCACTTGGCTGCTCAAGCAACAGTTGTTACCTGTCCCCTGGCAACTTGGTTGTTGGTAAACCAAAACCTCAAACTTCATCCACCTGTGACCTTCATGGCCCCAAACGGTATTGTATTGTCTTGTTACCCTGCAGGTAGGTAAGAGAGTGAGAGCCCTGGAGACTGCTGTCTTTGAGTTGTGGGGGCAGTTTCTTTGGGGTGTCCTGGGTAGGTTAGAGTCCTATGGGGGTCTGGGTCATTGCTGGGGGCTGGAGGGAGCACCCTGTGCTATTGATATTTTGGAATAAGAAGCTGACCTGCACCTCCTGCCTAGTCAAGTCTCCTTGGGCCCTCCCTGACAACTCAAGAATTGCTGCTTTTATGACTTTCGGGACCAGGGAGGTCATGACATGGAGAATGTGATTTCCCAGAATGGCTGTGGAAGCAACAAGACCTGGTGGCAGGCAGAGTGGTAAGGGTGCTGGCGTGGCCCTAGGTGGGAGTCTAGGGTCAAGGCCTGATTGTGGATTAGATCTAAGGTTGACTATGTTGAAATTGCCACCATTCATCTGGACCTAAAGGATATCTCTACCCATTTTATTATCATGAAAAGTGCCCCAGACTGAAGGCTTGCCCAGCAAGTGCTGATCCTATGCCTCCCTACTTGATGGTCACCAAGGATGCTTATCCCTGGTGACCAAGGCCCCCTTCCTGTCTGTAGACATTCTACCCAGCAGCTCTGCTCTTTGAGTGGACCATGCCCACTCCTAGCACATGTACCAAGGCTTTGCCAATAATTGTTTATACTTTTTTCCTGGGATTCTCTTCTGTCCCTGTCCAAAAGGTCAGTGACCTTGTCTATGACCAGCATTCCTTGAACATTGAGCTTTCCACTCAGGGCAAGTTCAACcctagagaggaaggaaaggggtcTGGGTGAAACTAGAGGCGAAGCCTGTTTCCTCCTCTTAGATCATTTTTAAAGTTCTAGACCCTGCCATTCTAGTGGAGGACCCAAGTAATCCTGTGCGTTGGAATGTCAGGACAAAGCCAGACACTGTAGGGAAGTAAGGTTCTGCTTGGGGGTTTGCACTGACAGAGCAGGGCAGTTTCCTTAGCTGTGCCCCATCAGGGTCCTTTATTGTGGTCCCTGTGTTGGCTTCCCATTATTGTTTCCCTAGAGCACAGGGACTGCAAAGGGGAGCCATCTCCATTTATCTCCTATCTCTGAACCATCACTGGACCTTTTTTGGAGCTCTATTGTAGTCCTTTGTTACTGTCCCCATTGTTGTCCTCATCTCTGTTCTATGACTGCTCCTCATAACTCTCCCCTGTTGTGGTCCTCCTGTCATTGCCCTCCTAGATTCATGATCCTTGCCTGTCAGTCCCTCTTGTCCCTGCAGTTGCCTCTAGGTGGCATCAAGGAATCTCTGGATATGAACTCTTTCTTGTAAATAAGTCTTTTGTTAAAGGACTAGAAAGCTATATAATCATAACCAGCAGAGTCAGTCCAGGAGGATGCCAGAGAAGGACAGATTCTAAACAAGACTTCTTTACATGTACTAGGTATTCCCTCCCCACTTTAATTCCAGCTATTACTTGCTGCTTATCCTGGGCCCTCACATTGGATCTGCAAGCtgcagaggaaagaggagaggccTGCAGAGAAAAGACACGTGAGAAAGCCTCAGCTTTGTGTTTAAGGTGCAGAGCAGAAAGAGGAATCAGAGACCCATCCCTTCATCCATGTGTACATTTAATAAGGGTTCTTTAAGCTCCACCCTCTGtcagacattttctttctttttccttttttttttttttttcaattggttttatttttgaataaaatacatgacagtggtgTCAGGCATTTTCTAGGCAGTTTGATGGGTGGCAGATGGACAAGGTTTTTGTTGGAGCTAACATGAAAGCAAGAAAGACAGTTGATAGATAATGAAACATACTAATAATTTATGtggttaaatgagatgatatacaGATTTCTAGTTTGGGTGAAGGACTGAGAAgtgaaatccttttttttttttttaacccagaggtgcttaacactgagctacatccccagccctttaatttattatttaatatctttattttttttatatattttcatgcagtgctgaggatcaaacctagtgcctcacacatgctaggtgagccataactccaacccagatttaattaattatttaaaaaaatttttttttgtaccagggattgaacccaggggtgtttaacactaaggtgcatccccagcccttttgatttatttttcattttttgagacagtgtcttgcttaGTTGCAGaagctatctttgaacttgtgatccttctgcctcagcctcctgagctgctgggattacaggcatgtaccactggcTTAAAGTGGATTCCTTTACTGCATTTGGGGAAGTAGTTTTCAGATACCTGGAGATGTCAGAATGAGGTAGTAGGAAGTAGTGGGATGTACAGAAGCAACATCAGAACTGGAAAAAGGGAACTCTAAGTGCATTGGTGGAATTAAACATGATTATCCCAGGATGGTACACTCAGGGGATCATGGATAGGGAATCCCATAGCATGGGTGCTTGAGGAGGTAACTGCAAGAATGTAGAGATAAGAGACTGCCTGCCATTCTTTCCCCTCCATCCCAGCCATAGATATGTGAGACACCTGAAGTCTGACCTTCTGTGTCTCCAGCATATGACTATCCTCCATGTGAACTTCCCTCAAACTGCATACACTGGGGGACCTCAACGGACACCCCTTCTATTACTATGTCCTCTATGAGTTCAAGATCAGAAGCAGTTGATCATACCTCTAAGTGCACATCTGCACATGGGGCCCCAGCCAATGTGGAAGGAATGGTAAGGACCATGGAAGGGACATCTTGTAGTGGAATGGGTACAGTTTTGCATCTATCATCACCATATAGCTGGTGTTCACTGAGTGCCACCAGGACTTGCAACAGGACCACTCATATCATGCAACAAGTCTAGGCACCTCCATGTCTGCCCGGGTAGGTGCCAGGGTAGGTGCCATGTCCTACCCTGCTGGCCAAACCTGCCAAGGGTCAGCCCACCCTATATCTACCTCTCAGGTTCTGCCCCAGAAATTGAGTGGCATGGACATGCCTACAGTTGTCACTTTGACATGGCTGCGTTTCTGTCATCTGGCAATGTGAATGGAGGAGTGTGCAATTTATGTCAGCACAGGCTAGGCCTTCTTCCACTTGTAAGCCTATGGAGGATTCTTGTTCCCCTTGATCCTATAGACATGGGTCCTCCAACCTCCAGTTCCAACTCTAATCCTGATTCTTCTGCTGCATGGTGACTTCTGACCTAATTGCTTCCTTAACCTCTGACCACTGATCCAGCCTGTAACTGTGACCCTGTGCGTGGCCTGGAAGGGGGTTTGTGAAACCATGTCTAGGGGCAGTGCTGTGACTTCTGACAACCTGGTCCTTATGGTATGAGTTCCACTGAGCCTAAGGGCTGCTAGCATGAGCAACCCTTAGGGTAGTCCCCCAACCCCATGTCCTCTTAGATCTGCCCTCAAACATTTACCTGATAACACATGTCCCATTTACCCCGTGACAGTCCTATCAGAAATCTCAGTGCCCTCTGCCTTAACCTGCAGGTGCAAATCTCAGAGCCAGGCCCCTGGCACTCATTCCTATGATCCTTGTAACGGTACAGGTCACTGCAAACACTGTCTCTGGATGGCACTGGAGCAGTTGTCTGGCAAACCTTGACCCACCTTTA
This Marmota flaviventris isolate mMarFla1 chromosome 8, mMarFla1.hap1, whole genome shotgun sequence DNA region includes the following protein-coding sequences:
- the Ccdc71 gene encoding coiled-coil domain-containing protein 71 isoform X1 → MSVVVQHVEEKAVHSWSRISTAGKKALEEALLVFNPMSQDLSATEAQLVAFLQGLRDDGFQPTILRSGDVYGYSSCTANPPSQTKLQARAPIPAATSPPVSAPRTAIQLPSGRATLLPMPLSGRLAKGSTPTLTKHATTNLLLSSLKQSSASRAKGATVGFPAHLYPSVYPAMRLSVVLEALVPLKTPMPCLGAKHKAQSLRLSLADSPLKLRKGSGKGPGNPQPKAPRKTNKGPKCLTRKGPGAGPQRGTGLQSKTYRTTGSLSDLQMKGGSALSTKSDQAKAAQTVSKAAYAHAKAAKADAAQVKAKAKAVQAKAKAVKDKAKAVKAKAKAVKAKAVKAKAKAVKAKAAQTQPKGRGRPKGSAQARTARKGQKTYSETVGQKRKRAEEAKDLHPKKRTRLGPRSPKSWLGSATAKLLKFRAIKVDRQSSDDEVRQRAQQILRVNLSPIIWLQPLLPYSTA
- the Ccdc71 gene encoding coiled-coil domain-containing protein 71 isoform X2 yields the protein MSVVVQHVEEKAVHSWSRISTAGKKALEEALLVFNPMSQDLSATEAQLVAFLQGLRDDGFQPTILRSGDVYGYSSCTANPPSQTKLQARAPIPAATSPPVSAPRTAIQLPSGRATLLPMPLSGRLAKGSTPTLTKHATTNLLLSSLKQSSASRAKGATVGFPAHLYPSVYPAMRLSVVLEALVPLKTPMPCLGAKHKAQSLRLSLADSPLKLRKGSGKGPGNPQPKAPRKTNKGPKCLTRKGPGAGPQRGTGLQSKTYRTTGSLSDLQMKGGSALSTKSDQAKAAQTVSKAAYAHAKAAKADAAQVKAKAKAVQAKAKAVKDKAKAVKAKAKAVKAKAKAVKAKAAQTQPKGRGRPKGSAQARTARKGQKTYSETVGQKRKRAEEAKDLHPKKRTRLGPRSPKSWLGSATAKLLKFRAIKVDRQSSDDEVRQRAQQILRVNLSPIIWLQPLLPYSTA